One part of the Lytechinus pictus isolate F3 Inbred chromosome 3, Lp3.0, whole genome shotgun sequence genome encodes these proteins:
- the LOC129255381 gene encoding uncharacterized protein K02A2.6-like, with amino-acid sequence MQATAESVSGQVLPNNCIRYDESEDLDCYLERFELYLIASGLTVPDTQSVNGSATTVDRGGDKRVVALLLNAIEARYYGIVRDLVSPAKPSDKSYVQLKQILRKHFKRTPVTVAEKRKFIRRDQAPGESTSDYVVQLKHLSLHCEYADKLDEQLRDRFISGLNDESTSLKLMEKATETPNMTFQQAVDFTLSKQTAAGEVWAMRSEGSSGCTKSSVHAVRGKQQSGQKGSRRKQECYRCGRHHTPEECWFKSETCRYCKKKGHIERKCRAKGKNEMKQTEHSDCKSKMSHKSKVQTKKNNCSDVHKMHENRKPMSNSNARKEARVLHDSSSSSEECSVEYDHTLFKLDVISKSKVRPSTGSESDPIIVPVVIEGKVTHMELDTGSSVSMIPLSYYEKHLSHVKMHESEKSLVSFITNQTVKPVGKVHVEVTHGKYQGKLSLYVVEHTEYLLFGRDWLSIVPLNWKSLISRVSGNHDHSQVHHVGELDRVLNKHNRLFEDRLGKLTKARAHISVKDDAKPVTTRPYKVPFAMRDKVEEELERLQKCGVLTAIDHSEWSTGIVAVPKKDGSVRICGNYKTTVNPVLDPVQPPNINVENILANLGGGVLFSTVDLAHAYNQLELDEESKKFLVISTHTGLFQQNRLVFGITSAPAIWQSAIEQVLQGIPGVQVYLDDILVTGRTVEEHHANLDKDLTCLEERNLTLRKMKCTFAQPSVEFLGHVIDANGVHTVEEKVQKIRESS; translated from the coding sequence ATGCAGGCAACTGCAGAGTCGGTTTCAGGGCAGGTTTTGCCTAACAATTGCATCAGGTATGATGAATCGGAGGACTTAGATTGTTATCTAGAACGTTTCGAATTGTATCTGATAGCGAGTGGCTTGACAGTACCTGACACACAGTCAGTGAATGGGAGCGCGACCACAGTGGATCGCGGGGGTGACAAGAGAGTAGTGGCGCTGCTATTGAACGCTATCGAGGCTCGCTACTACGGGATTGTTCGTGATTTGGTATCACCGGCAAAACCAAGTGACAAGTCATATGTGCAGTTGAAGCAAATACTGCGAAAGCATTTCAAACGTACACCAGTCACCGTAGCTGAAAAGCGCAAGTTTATTAGACGTGATCAGGCACCGGGTGAGAGCACGAGTGATTACGTTGTACAGTTGAAACATCTCAGCCTACATTGTGAGTATGCTGATAAACTTGATGAGCAGCTACGAGACCGCTTTATCAGTGGTTTGAATGATGAGTCTACTTCACTGAAACTTATGGAAAAGGCTACTGAGACCCCTAACATGACGTTTCAGCAGGCTGTGGACTTCACCCTATCGAAACAAACAGCTGCGGGGGAGGTCTGGGCGATGCGTTCAGAGGGCTCTTCAGGTTGCACCAAGTCCAGTGTTCATGCAGTTCGCGGTAAACAGCAGTCTGGTCAGAAAGGTAGCAGGCGAAAGCAAGAATGTTATCGTTGTGGTCGACACCATACACCAGAGGAGTGTTGGTTCAAGTCCGAAACGTGCAGATACTGTAAAAAGAAAGGACACATCGAAAGGAAGTGTCGAGCCAAGGGcaagaatgaaatgaaacaaacaGAACACTCAGACTGTAAATCTAAGATGAGTCACAAGAGTAAAGTTCAAACGAAGAAAAATAATTGTAGTGATGTACATAAGATGCATGAAAACAGGAAACCTATGTCTAACAGTAATGCTAGGAAGGAAGCTAGAGTTTTACATGATtccagtagtagtagtgaggAATGCAGTGTGGAATATGATCACACATTGTTCAAGTTAGACGTTATTAGTAAGTCAAAGGTTAGGCCAAGTACAGGTTCAGAGAGTGATCCAATTATAGTTCCTGTTGTCATTGAAGGTAAAGTCACACATATGGAACTTGATACAGGGTCAAGTGTGAGCATGATACCATTGTCATACTATGAGAAACATCTATCACATGTGAAGATGCATGAGTCAGAAAAGTCTTTGGTGAGTTTTATCACAAACCAAACAGTCAAACCAGTTGGGAAAGTTCATGTAGAGGTCACACATGGAAAGTACCAGGGTAAACTGAGTTTGTATGTGGTAGAACATACAGAGTATTTGCTATTTGGGAGAGATTGGTTATCAATAGTACCACTGAATTGGAAGTCTCTGATATCCAGGGTAAGCGGTAATCATGATCATAGTCAGGTTCATCATGTTGGTGAGCTGGATAGAGTCCTGAATAAGCATAATAGATTGTTTGAAGATAGACTAGGTAAGCTCACAAAAGCAAGAGCGCACATTTCAGTAAAAGATGATGCTAAACCAGTAACTACAAGGCCATACAAGGTACCTTTTGCAATGAGAGATAAGGTAGAAGAAGAATTGGAAAGATTACAGAAGTGTGGGGTTTTGACTGCTATTGATCATAGTGAATGGAGTACTGGAATCGTAGCAGTTCCAAAGAAGGATGGGTCTGTCCGCATATGTGGAAATTACAAAACTACAGTGAATCCAGTTTTGGATCCAGTTCAGCCCCCCAATATCAATGTAGAGAACATATTGGCAAATCTAGGTGGAGGTGTGTTATTTTCTACCGTAGATCTAGCACATGCTTACAACCAGTTAGAGTTGGATGAAGAGTCTAAGAAGTTCCTAGTAATATCTACACATACGGGGTTATTTCAACAGAATCGCCTGGTATTTGGTATTACTAGTGCACCAGCTATTTGGCAGAGTGCTATTGAACAGGTACTACAGGGGATACCTGGGGTACAAGTATACTTAGATGACATATTGGTAACTGGGCGTACTGTTGAAGagcatcatgccaatttggataAGGATCTCACATGCCTTGAAGAGCGTAACCTTACATTGAGGAAAATGAAATGTACGTTTGCTCAGCCATCAGTAGAGTTCTTAGGTCATGTCATAGATGCAAACGGAGTACATACTGTAGAAGAGAAAGTACAGAAAATAAGAGAATCTTCCTAG
- the LOC129255380 gene encoding uncharacterized protein K02A2.6-like, which translates to MPSTTSECTIDVLRRVFSRYGLPQIMVTDNGSQFTSSEFKEFVDKNGIVHKRSAPYHPSTNGQAERFVQTLKQALRAARSDGGSPQAQLDRFLLAYRNARHAVTGEAPAVLFMKR; encoded by the coding sequence ATGCCGAGTACTACTTCGGAGTGCACTATTGATGTACTCAGACGCGTATTTTCGAGATACGGATTACCGCAAATCATGGTAACTGATAACGGAAGTCAGTTCACCTCATCGGAATTCAAAGAGTTTGTAGACAAGAATGGTATTGTACACAAGCGAAGTGCACCATATCATCCTAGCACGAATGGTCAAGCAGAGCGCTTCGTACAGACATTGAAACAAGCACTACGCGCTGCAAGATCCGATGGAGGATCACCACAAGCCCAACTTGACAGATTTTTGCTGGCTTATCGGAATGCTAGACATGCAGTCACAGGTGAAGCACCGGCTGTTCTCTTTATGAAGAGATAA